A genomic stretch from Enterobacter oligotrophicus includes:
- the rcsB gene encoding response regulator transcription factor RcsB gives MNNMNVIIADDHPIVLFGIRKSLEQIEWVNVVGEFEDSTALINNLPKLDAHVLITDLSMPGDKYGDGITLIKYIKRHFPDISIIVLTMNNNPAILSAVLDLDIEGIVLKQGAPTDLPKALAALQKGKKFTPESVSRLLEKISAGGYGDKRLSPKESEVLRLFAEGFLVTEIAKKLNRSIKTISSQKKSAMMKLGVDNDIALLNYLSSVTLSATDKD, from the coding sequence ATGAACAATATGAACGTAATTATTGCCGATGACCATCCGATTGTACTGTTCGGTATTCGCAAATCGCTTGAACAGATCGAGTGGGTGAATGTAGTCGGTGAATTTGAAGACTCTACAGCACTGATCAATAACCTCCCGAAACTTGATGCGCACGTGCTCATTACCGATCTCTCCATGCCTGGAGACAAATACGGTGATGGGATCACGCTTATCAAATACATCAAACGTCACTTCCCGGACATCTCGATCATTGTTCTGACCATGAACAATAATCCGGCTATTTTGAGCGCCGTACTGGATCTGGATATCGAAGGGATTGTCCTGAAACAGGGTGCGCCGACCGATCTGCCGAAAGCGCTGGCTGCACTGCAGAAAGGCAAGAAATTCACGCCTGAAAGCGTCTCTCGTCTGCTGGAAAAAATCAGTGCGGGCGGTTATGGCGATAAACGCCTGTCACCAAAAGAGAGCGAAGTTCTGCGCCTGTTCGCTGAAGGTTTCCTGGTGACTGAGATTGCCAAGAAGCTGAACCGCAGTATCAAAACCATCAGTAGCCAGAAGAAATCAGCAATGATGAAACTGGGCGTGGATAACGATATTGCCCTGCTGAACTATCTCTCCTCTGTCACGCTGAGCGCGACGGACAAGGATTGA
- the rcsC gene encoding two-component system sensor histidine kinase RcsC, producing the protein MKYLVSFRTTLKVSRYLFRALALLLWLLVALFSVFYIVNALHQKEAEIRQEFNLSSDQAQRYIQRTSDVMKELKYIAENRLTAENGILAIRGRNEKTEVPDFEPLFPDSDCSTMGNAWRGSLESLAWFMRYWRDNFSAAYDLNRVFLIGSDNLCMADFGLRDIPVERDDALKSLHERIVKYRNAPQEERGNNLFWISQGPRMGVGYFYALTPVYLGNRLQALLGIEQTIRMENFFTPGSLPMGVTILDENGHTLISLVGPENRLKVDPHWMQERSWFGYTSGFRELVLKKSLPPSSLSIVYSLPVDMVLERIRILILNAILLNVLVGVVLFMLARMYERRIFIPAESDAQRLEEHEQFNRKIVASAPVGICILRTQDGTNILSNELAHNYLNMLTHEDRQRLTQIICGQQVNFVDVLTSTHTNLQISFVHSRYRNENVAICVLVDVSARVKMEESLQEMAQAAEQASQSKSMFLATVSHELRTPLYGIIGNLDLLQTKELPKGVDRLVTAMNNSSSLLLKIISDILDFSKIESEQLKIEPREFSPREVMNHISANYLPLVVRKQLGLYCFIEPDVPLTLHGDPMRLQQVISNLLSNAIKFTDTGCIVLHVCRAGDYLRIRVRDTGVGIPAKEVVRLFDPFFQVGTGVQRNFQGTGLGLAICEKLISMMDGDISVDTEPGMGSQFTIRIPLYSAQYPAKATVDGLSDKRCWLAVHNASLQDFLASLLTSSGVRVSRYEGQTPDADDMLITDGELEQAWTGRGVVTFCRRHIGIPAERAPGEWVHSVATPHELLGLLARIYSVQLEDSDGTAALPSPDALALANDDMMILVVDDHPINRRLLADQLGSLGYQCKTANDGVDALNVLSKNHIDIVLSDVNMPNMDGYRLTQRIRQLGLTLPVVGVTANALAEEKQRCLESGMDSCLSKPVTLDVLKQTLSVYADRVRKTRI; encoded by the coding sequence TTGAAATACCTCGTCTCCTTTCGTACCACGCTGAAAGTCTCTCGCTACCTGTTTCGGGCGCTGGCACTACTGCTTTGGCTGCTGGTGGCGTTGTTCTCGGTGTTTTACATCGTTAACGCGTTACACCAGAAAGAAGCGGAGATCCGCCAGGAGTTCAATTTAAGCTCCGATCAGGCCCAGCGTTATATTCAGCGAACTTCCGACGTCATGAAGGAGCTGAAGTATATTGCCGAAAACCGGCTGACGGCGGAAAATGGTATTCTTGCCATTCGTGGGCGAAATGAAAAAACCGAAGTGCCTGATTTTGAGCCTTTGTTCCCGGACTCCGACTGTTCAACCATGGGCAATGCCTGGCGCGGTTCGCTGGAGTCGCTTGCATGGTTTATGCGCTACTGGCGTGACAATTTTTCTGCCGCCTATGATCTGAACCGCGTTTTCCTCATTGGCAGCGACAACCTCTGTATGGCGGATTTTGGCCTGCGCGACATCCCCGTTGAGCGCGATGACGCCCTGAAAAGCCTGCACGAACGGATCGTGAAATACCGTAATGCACCGCAGGAGGAGCGGGGTAACAACCTGTTCTGGATTAGCCAGGGACCGCGTATGGGCGTGGGCTACTTCTATGCTCTCACACCGGTCTATCTGGGCAATCGTCTGCAGGCGCTGCTGGGGATTGAACAGACGATCCGTATGGAAAACTTCTTCACGCCGGGCAGTTTGCCGATGGGGGTGACCATCCTTGATGAGAACGGCCATACGCTTATTTCCCTTGTCGGGCCGGAGAACCGTTTAAAAGTCGATCCACACTGGATGCAGGAGCGCTCGTGGTTTGGCTACACCTCCGGTTTCCGCGAGCTGGTGCTGAAGAAGAGTTTACCCCCTTCGTCGTTGAGTATTGTGTACTCGCTGCCTGTCGATATGGTGCTGGAGCGTATCCGCATTCTTATTCTGAACGCCATTTTGCTGAATGTGCTGGTTGGTGTTGTGTTGTTTATGCTGGCGCGGATGTATGAGCGTCGGATCTTTATCCCTGCCGAAAGTGATGCCCAGCGCCTTGAAGAACACGAGCAGTTTAATCGCAAGATTGTGGCCTCTGCGCCCGTCGGGATCTGTATCCTGCGTACCCAGGATGGCACGAATATCCTCAGTAACGAGCTGGCACATAACTACCTGAACATGCTGACGCATGAGGACAGGCAACGGCTGACGCAGATTATCTGCGGGCAGCAGGTAAACTTTGTGGATGTGCTGACCAGTACCCACACCAACCTGCAAATTAGCTTCGTGCATTCGCGCTATCGTAATGAAAACGTAGCGATTTGCGTGCTGGTGGATGTCTCTGCGCGCGTGAAGATGGAAGAGTCGCTGCAGGAGATGGCGCAGGCGGCAGAACAGGCCAGCCAGTCGAAATCGATGTTCCTGGCTACCGTCAGCCACGAATTGCGTACACCACTTTACGGGATCATCGGTAACCTCGATCTGCTGCAGACCAAAGAACTGCCGAAAGGGGTCGACCGTCTGGTCACGGCGATGAACAACTCCTCAAGCCTGCTGCTGAAAATCATCAGCGATATTCTCGACTTCTCCAAGATTGAGTCTGAGCAGTTGAAAATTGAGCCGCGTGAGTTCTCGCCGCGCGAGGTGATGAACCATATCAGCGCTAACTATTTGCCGCTGGTGGTGCGTAAACAACTGGGGCTTTACTGCTTTATTGAGCCGGATGTGCCGCTGACGTTGCACGGCGATCCGATGCGCCTGCAGCAGGTCATCTCGAACCTTCTGAGCAACGCTATCAAATTCACCGACACTGGCTGTATTGTGCTGCATGTCTGTCGGGCAGGGGACTACCTGCGCATCCGCGTGCGTGACACCGGCGTAGGTATCCCGGCGAAGGAGGTTGTCCGTCTGTTTGATCCCTTCTTCCAGGTGGGCACTGGCGTGCAGCGCAATTTCCAGGGCACCGGGCTGGGGCTGGCGATCTGTGAGAAGCTCATCAGCATGATGGACGGTGATATCTCCGTTGATACCGAACCCGGCATGGGAAGCCAGTTCACCATCCGCATTCCGCTCTATTCCGCGCAGTATCCGGCGAAAGCAACCGTTGACGGATTGAGTGATAAACGCTGTTGGCTGGCGGTGCATAATGCATCCTTACAGGATTTTCTTGCTTCACTGCTGACCAGCAGCGGTGTGCGGGTCTCGCGGTATGAAGGCCAGACGCCGGATGCTGACGATATGCTGATTACCGATGGCGAACTGGAACAGGCGTGGACGGGCAGAGGCGTCGTGACGTTCTGCCGCCGTCATATTGGGATACCTGCAGAGCGTGCGCCTGGTGAATGGGTGCACAGCGTGGCGACGCCTCATGAGCTTCTGGGGCTGCTGGCACGCATTTACAGCGTACAGCTGGAAGACAGCGATGGCACAGCGGCACTGCCGTCACCGGATGCGCTGGCACTGGCTAATGACGATATGATGATTCTGGTGGTGGACGACCATCCGATTAACCGCCGCCTGCTGGCCGATCAGCTCGGTTCGTTGGGGTATCAGTGTAAAACGGCCAATGACGGTGTGGATGCCCTGAATGTGCTGAGCAAAAACCACATTGATATTGTCCTCAGTGATGTGAACATGCCAAATATGGACGGCTACCGTCTGACCCAGCGCATTCGTCAGCTTGGTCTGACGCTCCCGGTGGTTGGGGTAACGGCAAACGCCCTGGCGGAAGAGAAGCAGCGCTGTCTCGAATCCGGTATGGACAGCTGTCTGTCGAAACCGGTGACGCTGGACGTGCTGAAGCAGACGTTATCTGTCTATGCGGATCGCGTGAGGAAAACGAGAATATAA
- the gyrA gene encoding DNA topoisomerase (ATP-hydrolyzing) subunit A yields the protein MSDLAREITPVNIEEELKSSYLDYAMSVIVGRALPDVRDGLKPVHRRVLYAMNVLGNDWNKAYKKSARVVGDVIGKYHPHGDSAVYDTIVRMAQPFSLRYMLVDGQGNFGSIDGDSAAAMRYTEIRLAKIAHELMADLEKETVDFVDNYDGTEKIPDVMPTKIPNLLVNGSSGIAVGMATNIPPHNITEVINGCLAYIDDEDISIEGLMEHIPGPDFPTAAIINGRRGIEEAYRTGRGKIYIRARAEVEADAKTGRETIIVHEIPYQVNKARLIEKIAELVKEKRVEGISALRDESDKDGMRIVIEIKRDAVGEVVLNNLYSQTQLQVSFGINMVALHHGQPKIMNLKEILSAFVRHRREVVTRRTIFELRKARDRAHILEALAVALANIDPIIELIRRAPTPAEAKASLIARPWDLGNVAAMLERAGDDAARPEWLEPEFGVRDGQYYLTEQQAQAILDLRLQKLTGLEHEKLLDEYKELLEQIAELLHILGSAERLMEVIREELELVRDQFGDERRTEITANSSDINIEDLINREDVVVTLSHQGYVKYQPLTDYEAQRRGGKGKSAARIKEEDFIDRLLVANTHDTILCFSSRGRLYWMKVYQLPEASRGARGRPIVNLLPLEANERITAILPVREYEEGVNVFMATASGTVKKTALTEFSRPRSAGIIAVNLNEGDELIGVDLTSGSDEVMLFSAAGKVVRFKENAVRAMGRTATGVRGIKLAGEDSVVSLIVPRGEGAILTVTQNGYGKRTAESEYPTKSRGTQGVISIKVTERNGSVVGAVQVDDTDQIMMITDAGTLVRTRVSEISVVGRNTQGVILIRTAEDENVVGLQRVAEPVDDEELDSIDGSVAEGDDEIAPEADTDDEAADDADE from the coding sequence ATGAGCGACCTTGCGAGAGAAATTACACCGGTTAACATCGAGGAAGAGCTGAAGAGCTCCTATCTGGACTATGCGATGTCGGTCATTGTTGGCCGTGCGCTGCCGGACGTCCGCGATGGCCTGAAGCCGGTACACCGTCGCGTACTATACGCCATGAACGTATTGGGCAATGACTGGAATAAAGCCTACAAAAAATCTGCCCGTGTCGTTGGTGACGTAATCGGTAAATACCATCCCCATGGTGATTCCGCGGTGTACGACACTATCGTCCGTATGGCGCAGCCTTTCTCGCTGCGTTACATGCTGGTAGATGGCCAGGGTAACTTTGGTTCTATCGACGGCGACTCCGCCGCGGCAATGCGTTATACGGAAATCCGTCTGGCGAAGATTGCCCATGAGCTGATGGCCGACCTGGAAAAAGAGACGGTTGATTTCGTTGATAACTATGACGGCACGGAAAAAATTCCTGACGTTATGCCAACGAAAATCCCTAACCTGCTGGTGAACGGTTCGTCCGGTATCGCCGTGGGTATGGCAACCAACATTCCGCCGCACAACATCACGGAAGTGATTAACGGCTGCCTGGCCTACATCGACGATGAAGACATCAGCATTGAAGGCCTGATGGAACACATTCCTGGCCCGGACTTCCCGACGGCGGCGATCATCAACGGTCGTCGCGGTATTGAAGAAGCGTACCGCACCGGTCGCGGCAAGATTTACATCCGTGCCCGCGCGGAAGTGGAAGCGGACGCCAAAACCGGCCGTGAAACCATCATTGTTCATGAGATCCCGTATCAGGTGAACAAGGCTCGTCTGATTGAAAAAATCGCCGAGCTGGTAAAAGAAAAACGCGTTGAAGGTATCAGCGCCCTGCGTGACGAGTCTGATAAAGACGGTATGCGCATTGTGATTGAAATCAAACGCGACGCAGTGGGTGAGGTTGTCCTGAACAACCTGTACTCTCAGACTCAGCTTCAGGTCTCCTTCGGTATTAACATGGTTGCGCTGCACCATGGTCAGCCGAAGATCATGAATCTGAAAGAGATCCTGAGCGCGTTTGTGCGTCACCGCCGTGAAGTGGTGACTCGCCGTACTATTTTCGAACTGCGCAAAGCGCGCGACCGTGCGCATATCCTCGAAGCACTGGCCGTTGCTCTGGCTAATATCGACCCGATCATCGAGCTGATCCGTCGCGCGCCGACGCCAGCAGAAGCGAAAGCATCCCTGATTGCCCGTCCGTGGGATCTGGGCAACGTGGCTGCGATGCTGGAACGTGCGGGCGATGACGCGGCGCGTCCTGAGTGGCTGGAGCCTGAATTCGGCGTGCGTGACGGTCAGTACTACCTGACTGAGCAGCAGGCCCAGGCGATTCTGGATCTGCGTCTGCAGAAACTGACCGGCCTTGAGCACGAAAAACTGCTCGACGAGTACAAAGAGCTGCTGGAGCAGATTGCCGAGCTGCTGCATATCCTCGGTAGCGCAGAGCGCCTGATGGAAGTGATCCGCGAAGAGCTGGAACTGGTCCGCGATCAGTTCGGCGATGAGCGCCGCACTGAAATCACTGCGAACAGCTCTGATATCAACATTGAAGATCTGATCAACCGCGAAGATGTGGTGGTCACCCTGTCTCACCAGGGCTATGTGAAGTATCAGCCGTTGACCGACTACGAAGCACAGCGTCGTGGCGGTAAAGGCAAATCTGCGGCACGTATTAAAGAAGAAGACTTTATTGACCGCCTGCTGGTGGCGAATACCCATGACACGATCCTCTGCTTCTCCAGCCGTGGTCGTCTGTACTGGATGAAGGTTTATCAGCTGCCGGAAGCGAGCCGTGGCGCGCGTGGCCGCCCAATCGTCAACCTGCTGCCGCTGGAAGCGAACGAACGTATCACCGCTATCCTGCCGGTACGCGAGTACGAAGAGGGCGTGAACGTCTTTATGGCGACCGCGAGCGGTACCGTGAAGAAAACCGCGCTGACCGAGTTCAGCCGTCCGCGTTCAGCCGGTATTATCGCCGTGAACCTGAACGAAGGTGACGAACTGATCGGCGTGGATCTGACCTCCGGTTCTGATGAAGTGATGCTGTTCTCTGCGGCCGGTAAAGTGGTGCGCTTTAAAGAGAACGCGGTCCGCGCAATGGGCCGTACCGCAACGGGCGTTCGCGGTATCAAGCTGGCGGGTGAAGATTCCGTTGTTTCCCTGATTGTTCCGCGTGGTGAAGGTGCAATCCTTACCGTTACGCAGAATGGCTACGGTAAACGGACGGCGGAAAGTGAATATCCGACCAAGTCCCGTGGTACGCAGGGCGTTATCTCCATCAAAGTGACCGAGCGCAACGGTTCCGTTGTCGGCGCGGTGCAGGTCGATGATACTGACCAGATCATGATGATCACCGATGCCGGTACGCTGGTGCGTACCCGCGTTTCCGAGATCAGCGTGGTGGGTCGTAACACCCAGGGCGTGATCCTCATCCGTACTGCGGAAGATGAAAACGTGGTGGGTCTGCAGCGTGTTGCAGAGCCGGTGGATGACGAAGAACTCGACTCTATCGACGGTAGCGTCGCGGAAGGTGATGATGAAATCGCACCGGAAGCGGATACCGACGACGAAGCAGCGGATGACGCTGACGAGTAA
- the ubiG gene encoding bifunctional 2-polyprenyl-6-hydroxyphenol methylase/3-demethylubiquinol 3-O-methyltransferase UbiG, with protein sequence MNAEKSPVAHNVDHEEIAKFEAVASRWWDLEGEFKPLHRINPLRLGYIAARSGGLFGKKVLDVGCGGGILAESMAREGATVTGLDMGFEPLQVARLHALESGVQVEYVQETVEEHAAKHAHQYDVVTCMEMLEHVPDPQSVVSACAKLVKPGGQVFFSTINRNGKAWLMAVVGAEYVLRMVPKGTHDVKKFIKPAELLSWVDQTWLKEQHMTGLHYNPLTDKFKLAPGVDVNYMLHTTAKND encoded by the coding sequence ATGAATGCCGAAAAATCCCCGGTGGCTCACAACGTTGACCACGAAGAGATTGCCAAATTTGAAGCGGTGGCGTCCCGCTGGTGGGATCTCGAAGGTGAGTTCAAGCCTCTGCATCGCATCAATCCGCTGCGTCTGGGCTATATCGCGGCGCGTTCCGGCGGTCTGTTCGGTAAGAAGGTGCTCGACGTTGGCTGTGGCGGCGGTATCCTCGCAGAGAGCATGGCGCGCGAAGGGGCCACGGTCACTGGCCTCGATATGGGTTTCGAACCGCTGCAGGTGGCGCGCCTTCATGCGCTGGAATCCGGTGTGCAGGTAGAGTATGTGCAGGAGACCGTGGAAGAACACGCGGCAAAACATGCCCACCAGTACGATGTGGTGACCTGCATGGAAATGCTGGAGCACGTCCCCGATCCGCAATCCGTGGTGAGTGCTTGTGCAAAACTGGTGAAGCCGGGCGGCCAGGTCTTTTTCTCCACCATCAACCGTAACGGAAAAGCCTGGCTGATGGCCGTCGTCGGGGCGGAATATGTCCTGCGCATGGTGCCGAAAGGCACACACGACGTGAAGAAATTCATCAAGCCTGCCGAATTACTGAGCTGGGTTGATCAGACGTGGCTCAAAGAGCAGCACATGACCGGACTGCATTACAATCCATTAACGGACAAATTCAAACTCGCACCGGGCGTGGATGTTAACTATATGTTGCATACAACCGCCAAAAACGACTAA
- the nrdA gene encoding class 1a ribonucleoside-diphosphate reductase subunit alpha, which produces MNQSLLVTKRDGTTERINLDKIHRVLDWAAEGLNNVSISQVELRSHIQFYDGIKTSDIHETIIKAAADLISREAPDYQYLAARLAIFHLRKKAYGQFEPPALYDHVVKMVELGKYDTHLLEDYTEEEFEQMNGFIDHWRDMNFSYAAVKQLEGKYLVQNRVTGEIYESAQFLYILVAACLFSNYPRETRLEYVKRFYDAVSTFKISLPTPIMSGVRTPTRQFSSCVLIECGDSLDSINATSSAIVKYVSQRAGIGINAGRIRALGSPIRGGEAFHTGCIPFYKHFQTAVKSCSQGGVRGGAATLFYPMWHLEVESLLVLKNNRGVEGNRVRHMDYGVQINKLMYTRLLKGEEITLFSPSDVPGLYDAFFADQDEFERLYTKYEKDDSIRKQRVKAVDLFSLMMQERASTGRIYIQNVDHCNTHSPFDPVVAPVRQSNLCLEIALPTKPLDDVNDENGEIALCTLSAFNLGAIKSLDELEELAVLAVRALDALLDYQDYPIPAAKRGAMGRRTLGIGVINFAYWLARNGKRYSDGSANNLTHETFEAIQYYLLKASNELAKEQGACPWFNETTYAQGILPIDTYKKDLDAIANAPLRLDWEALRESIKTHGLRNSTLSALMPSETSSQISNATNGIEPPRGHVSIKASKDGILRQVVPDYELLKDNYELLWEMPNNDGYLQLVGIMQKFIDQSISANTNYDPTRFPSGKVPMQQLLKDLLTAYKFGVKTLYYHNTRDGAEDAQDDMVPSIQDDGCESGACKI; this is translated from the coding sequence ATGAATCAGAGTCTGCTGGTGACAAAACGCGACGGTACTACCGAGCGTATCAATCTGGACAAAATCCATCGAGTTCTCGACTGGGCAGCAGAAGGCCTGAACAACGTATCTATCTCCCAGGTTGAACTGCGATCCCACATCCAGTTCTACGACGGCATTAAAACGTCTGATATCCATGAAACCATCATCAAGGCTGCGGCGGATCTGATCTCCCGTGAAGCGCCGGATTATCAGTACCTCGCTGCACGTCTGGCGATTTTCCACCTGCGTAAAAAAGCCTACGGCCAGTTTGAGCCGCCAGCGCTTTACGATCACGTGGTGAAAATGGTTGAGCTGGGCAAATACGACACGCATCTGCTGGAAGACTATACGGAAGAAGAGTTCGAGCAGATGAACGGGTTTATCGATCACTGGCGCGACATGAACTTCTCCTACGCGGCGGTGAAGCAGCTCGAAGGTAAATACCTGGTTCAGAACCGTGTGACCGGCGAAATCTACGAGAGCGCTCAGTTCCTCTATATTCTGGTGGCCGCCTGTCTGTTCTCTAACTACCCGCGTGAAACGCGTCTGGAATACGTGAAGCGTTTCTACGATGCGGTGTCGACGTTCAAGATTTCTCTGCCTACGCCAATTATGTCTGGCGTGCGTACCCCGACTCGTCAGTTCAGCTCCTGCGTCCTGATTGAGTGTGGTGACAGCCTGGATTCCATCAACGCCACCTCCAGCGCCATTGTGAAATACGTCTCCCAGCGTGCCGGTATCGGCATCAACGCGGGTCGCATCCGCGCTCTGGGTAGCCCGATTCGCGGCGGTGAAGCGTTCCACACCGGCTGTATTCCATTCTACAAACACTTCCAGACTGCGGTGAAGTCCTGCTCGCAGGGCGGCGTGCGTGGTGGTGCAGCAACCCTGTTCTATCCGATGTGGCACCTGGAAGTGGAAAGCCTGCTGGTACTGAAAAACAACCGTGGCGTGGAAGGCAACCGCGTGCGCCACATGGACTACGGCGTGCAGATCAACAAACTGATGTACACCCGTCTGCTGAAAGGTGAAGAGATCACCCTGTTCAGCCCATCCGACGTTCCGGGGCTGTACGACGCATTCTTTGCCGATCAAGATGAGTTCGAACGTCTGTACACCAAATACGAAAAAGACGACAGCATCCGCAAACAGCGCGTGAAAGCCGTCGATCTGTTCTCGCTGATGATGCAGGAACGCGCCTCCACGGGCCGTATCTATATCCAGAACGTTGACCACTGCAACACTCACAGCCCGTTCGACCCGGTTGTTGCGCCAGTGCGCCAGTCTAACCTGTGCCTGGAAATCGCCCTGCCGACCAAACCGCTGGACGACGTCAACGACGAAAACGGCGAAATCGCCCTGTGTACGCTCTCTGCGTTTAACCTGGGTGCGATTAAGAGCCTGGACGAGCTGGAAGAATTGGCCGTGCTTGCCGTGCGTGCGCTGGATGCCCTGCTGGACTACCAGGATTACCCCATCCCGGCGGCAAAACGTGGTGCAATGGGCCGTCGTACCCTGGGTATCGGCGTGATCAACTTTGCCTACTGGCTGGCGAGAAACGGTAAGCGTTACTCTGACGGCAGCGCAAACAACCTGACCCACGAAACGTTCGAAGCCATTCAGTATTACCTGCTGAAAGCCTCTAACGAGCTGGCAAAAGAGCAAGGTGCATGTCCGTGGTTCAACGAAACCACCTACGCGCAGGGCATTCTGCCGATCGACACCTATAAGAAAGACCTGGATGCGATTGCGAATGCACCACTGCGTCTGGACTGGGAAGCACTCCGTGAGTCTATTAAAACTCACGGCCTGCGTAACTCCACGCTCTCTGCCCTGATGCCGTCTGAGACCTCTTCGCAGATCTCCAACGCCACCAACGGTATCGAGCCGCCGCGTGGTCACGTCAGCATCAAAGCGTCGAAAGACGGTATTCTGCGCCAGGTCGTGCCGGACTACGAACTGCTGAAAGACAACTACGAGCTGCTGTGGGAAATGCCAAACAACGACGGCTACCTGCAGCTGGTGGGTATCATGCAGAAGTTTATCGACCAGTCGATCTCTGCGAATACCAACTACGACCCGACGCGCTTCCCGTCTGGCAAGGTTCCGATGCAGCAGTTGCTGAAAGACCTGCTCACTGCCTATAAATTTGGCGTGAAAACCCTGTACTATCACAACACCCGTGATGGTGCGGAAGACGCGCAGGACGATATGGTGCCGTCAATTCAGGACGATGGCTGCGAAAGCGGCGCATGTAAGATTTAA